One stretch of Paraburkholderia fungorum DNA includes these proteins:
- a CDS encoding response regulator yields MHTHQAARLLIADDDADLLAAYSLYFSAHGFDIRTARNGLDALAEYCAWHPQAALLDVEMPRLDGRSVARRIRYVGDTPAPVLVAVSGLGRAEETNESLRSGFNHHFVKPTPMPVILAALIARMKQT; encoded by the coding sequence TGATCGCGGACGATGACGCCGATCTGCTGGCAGCCTACTCGCTCTACTTCAGCGCGCACGGTTTCGATATCCGCACCGCGCGCAACGGGCTGGACGCGCTCGCCGAATATTGCGCGTGGCATCCGCAGGCCGCTTTACTCGATGTCGAAATGCCGCGCCTCGATGGGCGCAGTGTCGCACGCCGTATCCGCTACGTTGGGGATACGCCCGCGCCGGTGCTGGTGGCGGTCAGCGGGCTCGGACGCGCCGAGGAAACCAACGAGTCGCTGCGTTCGGGCTTCAATCACCACTTCGTCAAACCCACGCCGATGCCGGTGATTCTTGCGGCGTTGATCGCGAGGATGAAGCAAACGTGA